The Bombus pascuorum chromosome 9, iyBomPasc1.1, whole genome shotgun sequence genome has a window encoding:
- the LOC132910489 gene encoding uncharacterized protein LOC132910489 — protein sequence MECEEDIQRDIFSSERMISKTFIFSEPHVLSPPRPVNSGINFEQISDAANIRRNLFTFAMPILATQSNNQDISALQSDIYEKQYKPKISRNYYKPAVNVFAQALKDTAMFEQLKRNSRSQVTKINPENSITCTNVPQSLLTKATAKRYFIQFGNLLKITIRPRKQIITVIYTTKEEANIAYSKSGEYLGEKFSVEWTKLSVPPKSPTKKKDLQKNKIYNVSQIVSNFFKSSDDEIKSELDAMTNLEHNLHSRNNFDETLAKRHKILQSKSMSKSFTRLEKTSAKAEKLKAESQISDLLPNATIEELQNIIQQPAYTSEDKYKVLEARDRLIRMRQIKSHTLAAAKVMIGTCPDMCPEKERLMRESKRQVALYEQLEINEYRINHMVAIKQYSRSSADQEEPMAHELRPVKSLKMTMSYLLHEIVNLCDQQGTNLGEWYHFLWDRTRGIRKDITQQELCCIDSVELVEQCARFHIICSERLCAEQPSVFDKKINSDNLTKCLQSLKYMYHDLRVKEITCKNEPEFRAYIVLLNLNNGNFMWDLQRLPNNIQKSSEVQFALDIYFALESNNYYKFFKLVQKTTYLNACILLRYFYQVRLKALSVLVKAYCRTASTAYPLYELIDILGFEDENEAIYFCKQVGLNVSEDGLYVLLNRHNFTMPVLHIKQKRACNLIDSKRTMQHLSIGECIAGGKMPEKAYKYHKPHNSFDSHGYLMPDSINAEDQNKSIVSSSTDPYEFIDEDIMHTEQSISKSEKSQNNNENVLTTEHTITLKTVSTTEGNTNFLTMKSNTNTFCVSKSQTQMNKFQTNTNSELITSKIGNQKDSRIFSFVSAPQSNESSILSNVSNVTPTTSKTSNLFSKQFEPPLNNDIATVTNKSIFSGMSQGNIYMKSPTSSTVFSNTYSNLQTISKSPNIVNPVTLMGKTIPNETSNIFVKRQVPQEEKTEKLKLEEQESIKRTQQINDIAQDILNTLETELVQTHCSAIVKEETDKIYIYNTFSEDISNEIFNEVTSEICDNLLEKEIVNARKLHEISEKIKNRVIVKYFNKWRFNALKKKQQRTALENTPVWLQKHTSEQCAKLLYTTEQDLVIRSMCKKHNEIRDIKYYSESLAPITIIIYIGIKEHLKSLNIDIHFNCYWKLIISWPNLHNKTILWHYKKIMNQYLCPEDYSADPIIKLYQPNQSETLHICIRHFEGLISNHHLIGSDALLFTADASEEVKFILKRLTKIVLSRDRLMPIPLVFLILGDSTFQTQNKEIISTLEQFLKSGYLSVYTIIHEKNLNEKTILDLTQNAILWLAINKSPQNPLEMDYLQNIYNTCLTEDLWLRIYDNSFFNEKLLHALEKPKFIIDLHNEAVSHVIDIILDPESFMYTKFAPEFRKFVKNQYMMPCSYEHFDDVWKSEEYKAKLETVMSNFKLPQWKYPWPINNSIIFRQNMTNYCQEALFTSAGDEISGNILSNLFITTGISTVSNFIDVLLYIIKQKIYLLPKDLKVIYNKNYMKCFRTLPWWLKSNLLTEYKIVSKNINVQETEKENKKTIDINEPMVKKRKLNKFQENKYELEPLATFCENSRSQVMEVHNISKKIENRLKEHQEQSYLFEEKLKNALLNETKYV from the exons ATGGAGTGTGAAGAAGACATTCAGAGGGATATATTTTCGTCAGAACGTATGATTTcgaaaacatttatattttctgaacCACATGTACTTAGTCCTCCTAGACCTGTTAACTCTGGGATTAATTTTGAACAAATATCAGATGCAGCCAATATTaggagaaatttatttacctTTGCTATGCCAATTTTAGCAACGCAATCTAATAATCAAGATATATCCGCTCTTCAATCGGACATATATGAAAAGCAATATAAGCCGAAAATatcaagaaattattacaaaccAGCTGTTAATGTATTTGCTCAAGCACTTAAAGATACTGCAATGTTTGAGcagttaaaaagaaattccagGTCACAAGTTACTAAAATTAATCCAGAAAATTCAATAACATGCACAAATGTACCTCAATCATTACTTACAAAAGCAACAgcaaaacgatattttattcaatttgggaatcttttaaaaattactattcgTCCcagaaaacaaataattactGTTATTTATACTACTAAGGAAGAAGCAAATATAGCTTATAGTAAAAGTGGTGAATATTTGGGAGAAAAATTTAGTGTAGAATGGACAAAATTATCTGTTCCACCAAAATCTcctacaaaaaagaaagatttacaAAAAAACAAGATTTACAATGTATCACAAATTGtatctaatttttttaaatcatctGACGATGAAATTAAATCAGAGTTAGATGCTATGACAAATCTTGAGCATAATCTACAtagtagaaataattttgatgaGACTTTGGCTAAAagacataaaatattacagtCGAAAAGTATGTCAAAGTCATTTACAAGATTAGAGAAAACATCTGCAAAAGCTGAAAAACTTAAAGCTGAAAGTCAAATATCTGATTTATTACCAAATGCTACTATTgaagaattacaaaatataattcaacaaCCTGCATATACCTCTGAAGACAAGTATAAGGTATTAGAAGCAAGAGATCGACTTATAAGGATGAGACAAATTAAATCACATACATTAGCAGCAGCTAAAGTAATGATTGGAACATGTCCTGATATGTGTCCTGAAAAAGAACGTTTAATGCGTGAGTCAAAAAGACAAGTGGCATTGTATGAACAACTtgaaatcaatgaatatagaataaatcaCATGGTTGCAATTAAACAATATTCTAGATCTTCTGCAGATCAAGAAGAACCAATGGCACATGAATTGAGACCagtaaaatctttaaaaatgaCTATGAGTTATTTACTTCACGAGATAGTAAATCTTTGTGACCAACAGGGTACAAACTTGGGAGAATGGTATCATTTTTTATGGGATAGAACAAGAGGAATTAGGAAAGATATAACACAGCAAGAGCTATGTTGTATTGATAGTGTAGAGTTAGTTGAACAATGTGCTAGGTTTCATATAATATGTTCAGAGAGACTTTGTGCAGAACAACCATctgtttttgataaaaaaattaattctgataatttaacaaaatgttTACAATCATTAAAGTACATGTATCATGATTTAAGAGTAAAAGAAATTACCTGTAAAAATGAACCTGAATTTCGGgcatatattgttttattgaatttaaacaatgGCAATTTTATGTGGGATTTGCAAAGACTACCAAACAACATACAGAAATCATCAGAAGTCCAGTTTGcattagatatatattttgctCTTGAgtctaataattattataaattttttaaacttgttCAGAAAACTACATATTTAAATGCATGCATCTTacttagatatttttatcaagTGAGATTAAAAGCATTATCAGTATTAGTCAAGGCTTATTGCAGGACTGCATCGACAGCATATCcattatatgaattaatagatattttagGTTTTGAGGATGAAAATGAagctatatatttttgtaaacaaGTGGGATTAAATGTTTCAGAAGATGGCttatatgtattattgaaCAGACATAACTTTACCATGCCTGtattacatataaaacaaaaaagagcATGCAATTTAATAGACTCTAAAAGAACTATGCAACATTTATCTATTGGAGAATGTATAGCAGGAGGAAAAATGCCAGAAAAAGCTTATAAGTATCACAAACCTCACAATAGTTTTGATTCACATGGTTACTTAATGCCTGATTCTATTAATGCAGAAGATCAAAATAAAAGTATCGTTTCTTCATCAACTGATCCATATGAGTTTATAGATGAAGATATAATGCACACTGAACAATCTATATCAAAGTCTGAGAAAagtcaaaataataatgaaaatgtgCTTACTACTGAACACACAATTACATTAAAGACTGTTTCAACCACTGAaggtaatacaaattttttaaccaTGAAATCCAATACTAATACCTTCTGTGTCTCTAAATCTCAGAcacaaatgaataaatttcaaacaaatacaaattcaGAATTAATAACGTCAAAGATAGGAAATCAGAAAGATTCAAGGATATTTAGTTTTGTATCAGCACCACAATCAAATGAATCTTCCATTTTGTCTAATGTATCGAATGTAACACCAACAACTTCTAAAACTTCTAATTTATTCTCCAAGCAATTTGAACCCCCATTAAACAATGATATTGCAACAGTTACAAATAAAAGCATATTTTCAGGGATGTCacaaggaaatatatatatgaaaagtCCTACATCTTCCACAGTATTTTCTAATACATACTCGAATTTACAAACTATTTCAAAATCACCAAACATTGTAAATCCTGTAACTCTCATGGGTAAAACTATACCAAATGAAACGTCAAATATCTTTGTAAAAAGGCAAGTTCcacaagaagaaaaaactgaaaagttaaaattagaagaacaAGAATCCATTAAAAGGACGCAGCAGATTAATGATATTGCACAAGACATATTAAATACTTTAGAAACAGAACTGGTACAAACACATTGTTCTGCTATagtaaaggaagaaacagataaaatatatatttacaacacGTTTAGTGAGGATAtcagtaatgaaatttttaatgaggTAACTTCTGAAATTTGTGATAATTTGTTAGAGAAGGAAATTGTTAATGCACGAAAATTACATGAAATatcagagaaaataaaaaatagagtaattgtaaaatatttcaataaatggAGATTTAATGCATTGAAgaaaaaacaacaaagaacAGCATTAGAAAATACACCTGTGTGGTTGCAAAAACATACTAGTGAACAATGTGCAAAATTATTGTACACTACGGAACAAGATTTAGTTATTAGAAGCATGTGCAAAAAACACAATGAGATaagagatattaaatattattctgaATCTTTAGCACCAATTACTATTATAATCTACATTGGTATTAAAGAACACTTGAAATCTTTAAACATTGACATACATTTCAACTGttattggaaattaattatttcttggcCAAACTTACATAACAAAACAATTTTATggcattataaaaaaataatgaatcaGTATCTTTGTCCTGAAGATTATTCTGCAGAtcctattataaaattgtatcaaCCAAATCAAAGTGAAACATTACACATTTGCATTAGACATTTTGAAGGCCTGATTAGTAATCATCATTTAATAGGATCAGATGCTCTTTTATTTACAGCAGATGCTTCTGAAgaagttaaatttattttaaaacgcttaacaaaaattgtgttatCCAGAGACAGGCTGATGCCTATACCACttgtatttcttattttgGGTGACTCAACATTTCAAACTCaaaataaggaaattatttCTACTTTAGAACAATTTTTGAAATCTGGATATCTGTCAGTGTACACAATCATACacgaaaaaaatttaaatgagaAAACAATTTTAGATTTAACACAAAATGCAATTCTTTGGTTGGCCATTAATAAATCACCTCAGAATCCACTAGAAAtggattatttacaaaatatttataatacttgtTTAACAGAAGACTTATGGCTAAG aatatatgataattcgttcttcaatgaaaaattattacatgcTCTGGAGAAGCctaaatttataattgatttacaTAACGAAGCAGTTTCTCATGTAATAGACATAATCTTAGACCCTGAATCTTTTATGTATACAAAATTTGCCCCAGAGTTTAGAAAGTTCGTTAAAAATCAGTATATGATGCCATGTAGTTATGAACACTTTGATGATGTTTGGAAAAGTGAAGAGTATAAAGCAAAATTAGAAACAGTAATGTCTAACTTTAAGTTGCCTCAGTGGAA GTATCCATGGcctataaataatagtatcaTATTTCGCCAAAATATGACAAATTATTGTCAAGAAGCATTATTTACTTCTGCTGGTGATGAAATATCTGGTAATATATTaagtaatttgtttattacaaCTGGAATTTCAACTGTGTCGAATTTTATCGatgtattgttatatattattaagcaaaaaatatatcttcttcCTAAAGATTTGAAAGTAATTTACAATAAGAATTATATGAAATGTTTTCGAACTTTACCATGGTGGTTAAAGTCTAATCTATTAAccgaatataaaattgtatcaaaaaatattaatgttcAAGAgactgaaaaagaaaataagaaaacaatcgatattaatgaacCAATGGTAAAGAAACggaagttaaataaatttcaagaaaacaaGTATGAACTTGAACCATTAGCAACGTTTTGTGAAAATAGTCGTAGTCAAGTAATGGAAGtacataatatttcaaaaaaaattgaaaatcgtttGAAGGAGCATCAAGAACAAAGCtatttatttgaagaaaagtTAAAGAATGCTTTGTTAAATGAAACGAAGTATGTGTAA
- the LOC132910493 gene encoding cell division cycle protein 20 homolog: protein MSHLKYMKEINNLTRMDETIKGPLPRWQKKCLETSNSSVNLSINSSRKITNGSFANSTTGKTPTKKSDARMKKTPSKTSKKSPSRASTPAKTPSGGDRFIPSRATTNFDLSYYKIQQQPNTEKNEEKVDNISPSKREMQRLMGENLHGGDINQMRVLSYQNKAPAPPEGYQNPLRVVYSQSKTPASIKASTRYIPQTPDRILDAPEIVDDYYLNLIDWSENNILAVALGASVYLWNAATGTIEQLLELSGNDYVCSVAWIQEGPYLAVGTTVGNTELWDCSQIKRVRVMNGHAARVGSLSWNSHVLTSGCRAGQIVHHDVRQRDHLISTINAHAQEVCGLKWSPDGKYLASGGNDNMLQIWPSISVQSHTNTQPIYSLNQHQAAVKALAWCPWQNNILASGGGTADRTIRFWNCNTGACLNMVDTKSQVCSLLWSTTYKEIVSGHGYAQNQLTIWKYPAMTKVAELTGHSSRVLHLAMSPDGTTILSAGADETLRLWKCFLPDPHKKKDTNEIKSVASRLKQSIR, encoded by the exons atgtctcacttaaaatatatgaaagaaataaataatttaactcGCATGGATGAAACTATTAAGGGGCCACTACCGCGTTGGCagaaaaaatgtttagaaaCATCAAATTCCAG TGTCAACCTTAGTATTAATTCatcaagaaaaattacaaacggATCATTTGCAAATAGTACTACAGGAAAAACACCAACGAAAAAGAGTGATGCTCGAATGAAGAAAACACCATCTAAAACTTCTAAGAAATCTCCAA GTCGTGCTTCTACACCAGCTAAGACACCCAGTGGTGGTGATAGATTTATTCCTTCAAGAGCAACTACTAATTTTGATCTTAGTTATTATAAG ATTCAACAACAACCAAATacagaaaaaaatgaagagaaaGTAGACAATATAAGCCCTTCCAAAAGGGAAATGCAGCGACTCATGGGAGAAAATTTACATGGTGGTGATATTAATCAGATGAGAGTTTTGTCTTATCAAAATAAAGCACCAGCCCCTCCAGAGGGTTATCAAAATCCATTGCGTGTTGTGTATAGCCAAAGTAAAACACCAGCAAGCATAAAAGCTTCTACAAGATATATACCACAAACTCCTGATAGAATACTGGATGCTCCAGAAATTGTTGAcgattatt atttaaatttaattgattggtcagaaaataatattctggCTGTAGCATTAGGTGCTAGTGTATATTTATGGAATGCAGCAACTGGGACTATTGAACAGTTACTTGAATTAAGTGGCAATGATTATGTTTGTTCTGTTGCATGGATTCAAGAAGGTCCCTATTTAGCTGTAGGTACTACAGTGGGAAATACAGAATTATGGGATTGTAGTCAAATAAAAAGAGTACGTGTAATGAATGGTCATGCGGCCAGAGTAGGTTCTCTTTCTTGGAATTCACATGTTTTGACGAGTGGTTGCAg AGCAGGACAAATAGTGCACCATGATGTTAGGCAAAGGGATCATTTAATATCAACAATTAATGCACATGCCCAAGAAGTATGTGGTTTGAAGTGGTCACCTGATGGAAAGTATTTAGCAAGTGGTGGTAATGATAATATGCTTCAAATATGGCCATCAATCTCTGTACAAAGTCATACAAACACACAAccaatttattcattaaatcaACATCAAGCTGCTGTAAAAGCACTTGCATGGTGTCCTTGGCAGAATAATATTCTTGCTAGTGGAGGTGGTACTGCTGATAGAACTATTCGATTTTGGAATTGTAATACAG GTGCATGTTTAAATATGGTAGATACGAAGTCACAAGTATGTTCTTTGCTTTGGTCTACAACGTATAAGGAGATTGTATCTGGTCATGGATATGCACAGAATCAGTTAACAATTTGGAAATACCCCGCAATGACGAAGGTCGCAGAACTTACAGGTCATTCTAGTCGCGTTCTACATTTAGCAATGTCTCCAGATGGTACTACAATACTTAGTGCAGGAGCTGATGAAACCTTAAGAT